A window from Streptomyces subrutilus encodes these proteins:
- a CDS encoding thioredoxin family protein: MATVELTKENFDQTVSENPFLLIDFWAGWCRPCLQFAPVYEKASEAHPDLVFAKVDTEAQQELAAAFEISSIPTLMIVREQVAIFSQPGALPEAALTDIIGQARALDMDEVRAKIAADQQAAGGPGTPKG, translated from the coding sequence GTGGCTACAGTCGAGCTCACCAAGGAGAACTTCGACCAGACGGTCAGCGAGAACCCGTTCTTGCTGATCGACTTCTGGGCGGGCTGGTGCCGGCCGTGCCTGCAGTTCGCCCCGGTCTACGAGAAGGCCTCGGAGGCCCACCCCGACCTGGTCTTCGCCAAGGTCGACACCGAGGCGCAGCAGGAGCTGGCGGCGGCCTTCGAGATCAGCTCCATCCCGACACTCATGATCGTCCGGGAGCAGGTGGCGATCTTCTCCCAGCCGGGCGCCCTGCCGGAGGCGGCCCTCACGGACATCATCGGTCAGGCCCGCGCGCTCGACATGGACGAGGTGCGCGCCAAGATCGCCGCGGACCAGCAGGCCGCCGGCGGCCCCGGCACCCCGAAGGGCTGA
- a CDS encoding aldehyde dehydrogenase family protein yields the protein MPLLDPTLWQDGPTLTGGAAPVVEPATGRTLATLDLAAPGDVAEAAVRARAAQRDWARATHLERAAVLRRAGDLFATHADELREWLVRETGSIPGKAAFELHVAAEECYEAAALASRPTGQVLPSEAPRLSFTRRVPAGVVGVVAPFNVPLVLAVRSVAPALALGNAVLLKPDRRTAVSGGLALAAVLVAAGLPGGLLHVLPGGAETGAALVADPRVRVVSFTGSTAAGRAVGELAGRHLKRAHLELGGNSALVVLRDADIEAAVAQASWGSFFHQGQICMTAGRHLVHASLYDEYVERLAARADALAVGDPYREQVHLGPLIDAGQVERVHALVEASTAQGAKLVAGGTHRDLFYRPTVLAGVADDTPAYAEEVFGPVAPVRSFATEEEAVALASAGPYGLSLGIVTRDAARGLDLAERIPTGIAHINDQTVNDEAVAPFGGVGASGTGARFGGESNLDAFTELRWTTARTTPADHPF from the coding sequence ATGCCGCTCCTCGACCCGACGCTCTGGCAGGACGGACCCACCCTCACCGGGGGCGCCGCACCCGTCGTCGAACCCGCCACCGGCCGAACCCTCGCCACGCTCGACCTGGCCGCACCCGGCGATGTCGCCGAGGCCGCCGTACGGGCCCGCGCCGCGCAGCGGGACTGGGCGCGCGCCACCCACCTGGAACGCGCCGCCGTGCTGCGCCGCGCCGGAGACCTGTTCGCCACCCACGCCGACGAGTTGCGCGAGTGGCTGGTGCGGGAAACGGGCTCCATACCCGGCAAGGCCGCCTTCGAACTGCACGTCGCCGCCGAGGAGTGCTACGAGGCCGCCGCGCTGGCCTCCCGCCCGACCGGACAGGTGCTGCCGAGCGAGGCGCCGCGGCTGTCCTTCACCCGCCGGGTGCCGGCCGGGGTGGTCGGGGTCGTGGCCCCGTTCAACGTCCCGCTGGTCCTGGCGGTGCGCTCGGTCGCGCCCGCGCTGGCGCTGGGCAACGCGGTGCTGCTCAAGCCGGACCGGCGCACCGCGGTGTCCGGGGGCCTCGCGCTCGCGGCCGTCCTCGTGGCCGCCGGCCTCCCGGGCGGGCTGCTGCACGTCCTGCCCGGCGGGGCCGAGACGGGGGCCGCGCTGGTCGCCGACCCCCGGGTGCGGGTGGTGTCCTTCACCGGGTCCACCGCGGCCGGACGCGCGGTCGGCGAACTGGCCGGCCGGCACCTCAAGCGCGCCCACCTGGAACTGGGCGGCAATTCCGCGCTCGTCGTCCTGCGCGACGCCGACATCGAGGCGGCCGTGGCGCAGGCCTCCTGGGGCTCCTTCTTCCACCAGGGCCAGATCTGCATGACCGCCGGCCGCCACCTCGTGCACGCCTCCCTGTACGACGAGTACGTGGAGCGGCTGGCCGCGCGCGCCGACGCCCTCGCGGTCGGGGACCCGTACCGCGAGCAGGTCCACCTGGGCCCGCTGATCGACGCCGGCCAGGTGGAGCGGGTGCACGCCCTGGTCGAGGCGAGCACGGCGCAGGGGGCCAAGCTCGTCGCGGGAGGCACCCACCGGGACCTCTTCTACCGGCCGACCGTCCTGGCGGGCGTCGCCGACGACACCCCCGCGTACGCCGAGGAGGTCTTCGGGCCCGTCGCGCCCGTACGGTCCTTCGCGACGGAGGAGGAGGCGGTCGCGCTGGCCTCGGCGGGACCGTACGGCCTCTCGCTCGGGATCGTGACCCGCGACGCCGCCCGCGGCCTGGACCTGGCCGAGCGGATCCCGACCGGGATCGCCCACATCAACGACCAGACGGTGAACGACGAGGCCGTCGCCCCCTTCGGCGGGGTCGGCGCGTCCGGCACCGGCGCGCGGTTCGGCGGCGAGTCCAACCTGGACGCCTTCACGGAGCTGCGCTGGACCACGGCCCGCACGACCCCGGCCGACCACCCGTTCTAG
- a CDS encoding thiolase family protein: MSIRTVRDVYVVDAVRTPIGRFGGALAGIRPDDLAAHVVRALVDRTPDLDPARIDDVVFGDANGAGEDNRDVARMAVLLAGLPVTVPGVTVNRLCGSGLEAVVQAARAIALGDASVAIAGGVESMSRAPWVVQKPERTFPAGHQQMWSTTLGWRMTNPRMSADWTGSLGEGAELVAEKCGIGREAQDAFALESHRKAAAAWAAGQYDAEVVPYPGVDLVRDECVREDSGPQALARLKPAFRTDGSGTVTAGNASPLNDGAAALLLTDEAGLAATGREPLARIGASAVTGIEPRLFGLGPVDAVARALGKAGRGLAELSVLELNEAFAAQALGCLSAWPELDPAVLNPRGGAIAIGHPLGASGARLAGSVAHQLAAAGSGTGLATLCIGVGQGIALVLER; the protein is encoded by the coding sequence ATGAGCATCCGCACCGTCCGCGACGTCTACGTGGTCGACGCCGTCCGCACCCCGATCGGCAGGTTCGGCGGGGCCCTGGCCGGGATCCGCCCCGACGACCTGGCCGCGCACGTCGTCCGCGCGCTGGTGGACCGTACGCCGGACCTCGACCCGGCCCGCATCGACGACGTGGTCTTCGGCGACGCCAACGGCGCGGGCGAGGACAACCGCGACGTGGCCCGGATGGCGGTGCTGCTGGCGGGCCTGCCCGTGACCGTTCCGGGGGTCACCGTCAACCGGCTCTGCGGCTCGGGTCTGGAAGCCGTCGTACAGGCCGCCCGCGCCATCGCGCTCGGTGACGCCTCCGTCGCCATCGCCGGCGGCGTCGAATCGATGAGCCGCGCCCCCTGGGTGGTGCAGAAGCCCGAACGGACCTTCCCCGCAGGCCACCAGCAGATGTGGTCCACCACCCTCGGCTGGCGGATGACCAACCCGCGGATGTCCGCGGACTGGACCGGTTCGCTCGGCGAGGGCGCCGAACTCGTCGCCGAGAAGTGCGGGATCGGGCGCGAGGCGCAGGACGCCTTCGCCCTGGAGAGCCACCGCAAGGCCGCGGCCGCCTGGGCCGCGGGACAGTACGACGCGGAGGTCGTCCCGTACCCCGGTGTCGACCTGGTGCGGGACGAGTGCGTCCGCGAGGACTCCGGCCCGCAGGCGCTGGCCCGGCTCAAGCCGGCCTTCCGGACGGACGGTTCGGGGACGGTGACGGCCGGCAACGCCTCCCCGCTCAACGACGGCGCGGCCGCCCTGCTGCTGACCGACGAGGCGGGGCTCGCCGCCACGGGCCGCGAGCCGCTCGCCCGCATCGGCGCCTCTGCGGTGACCGGGATCGAGCCCCGGCTCTTCGGCCTGGGACCGGTGGACGCCGTCGCGCGGGCCCTCGGCAAGGCCGGCCGCGGGTTGGCCGAGCTGTCGGTCCTCGAACTGAACGAGGCCTTCGCGGCGCAGGCGTTGGGCTGCCTTTCGGCCTGGCCCGAGCTGGACCCCGCCGTGCTCAACCCGCGCGGGGGCGCCATCGCCATCGGCCACCCGCTCGGGGCCTCGGGCGCGCGGCTGGCGGGGTCGGTCGCGCACCAACTGGCAGCGGCCGGATCCGGCACGGGCCTGGCGACGCTGTGCATCGGCGTCGGCCAGGGCATCGCGCTCGTCCTGGAACGCTGA
- a CDS encoding LacI family DNA-binding transcriptional regulator, whose amino-acid sequence MSQSPKSPTPPTPATGPSPLTPPPPVPTSADVARLAGVSRATVSYVLNNAEAVRISEPTRLKVRRAAEELGYVPHAAARSLRAGHTRLVLLPTSHVPVGPLYSAFLNELQWALRRLDYTVVQYGSLGLTGDEAARAWAELRPVAVISLGEITLSAHNVATLKRAGARAVITMGPDGVPGAHALVMDQQEVGARAAAHLVERGRRRIGVVVPEEDGLELFSAPRLAGARSVAGADVETFPMAYTEESAAALAARWRRLGRDAAFAYNDEYAMLLMRALQDEGLAVPADVAVIGADDLLLGRLLRPRLSTVRLELPTGDHLAELVDRAVREPSELTRRHDLMTAVAVHREST is encoded by the coding sequence ATGTCACAGTCACCGAAGTCGCCGACGCCGCCCACACCGGCCACCGGACCGTCCCCCCTGACGCCTCCGCCACCCGTCCCGACCAGCGCCGACGTGGCCCGCCTCGCCGGCGTGTCGCGCGCGACCGTCTCGTACGTGCTCAACAACGCGGAAGCCGTGCGCATCAGCGAGCCGACCCGCCTCAAGGTCCGCCGGGCCGCCGAGGAGCTCGGGTACGTACCGCACGCGGCGGCGCGCAGCCTGCGCGCCGGGCACACCCGCCTCGTCCTGCTGCCCACCTCGCACGTGCCGGTGGGCCCGCTGTACAGCGCGTTCCTCAACGAGCTCCAGTGGGCGCTGCGCCGGCTGGACTACACGGTGGTCCAGTACGGCAGCCTCGGCCTGACCGGCGACGAGGCCGCGCGCGCCTGGGCGGAGCTGCGGCCGGTGGCGGTGATCTCGCTCGGCGAGATCACGCTCTCCGCGCACAACGTCGCCACCCTCAAGCGCGCCGGCGCCCGCGCGGTGATAACCATGGGCCCGGACGGGGTCCCGGGCGCGCACGCGCTGGTCATGGACCAGCAGGAGGTGGGGGCCCGGGCGGCCGCGCACCTCGTGGAACGGGGGCGGCGGCGGATCGGCGTGGTGGTGCCCGAGGAGGACGGTCTGGAGCTGTTCTCGGCGCCCCGCCTCGCGGGTGCCCGCTCCGTCGCGGGCGCCGACGTCGAGACCTTCCCGATGGCCTACACCGAGGAGTCCGCGGCCGCGCTGGCGGCACGCTGGCGCCGGCTCGGGCGCGACGCGGCCTTCGCCTACAACGACGAGTACGCGATGCTGCTGATGCGGGCCCTCCAGGACGAGGGGCTCGCCGTCCCCGCGGACGTCGCGGTCATCGGCGCCGACGACCTGCTCCTCGGCAGGCTGCTGCGGCCCCGGCTGAGCACCGTGCGGCTGGAACTGCCGACGGGTGACCACCTCGCGGAACTGGTGGACCGCGCGGTGCGCGAACCGTCCGAGCTCACGCGACGGCACGACCTGATGACCGCCGTCGCCGTGCACCGCGAATCGACCTGA